One region of Azoarcus sp. CIB genomic DNA includes:
- the dapA gene encoding 4-hydroxy-tetrahydrodipicolinate synthase — protein sequence MITGSIVAIVTPMNEDGSLDIPRLRALIDFHVAEGTDGIVIVGTTGESPTVTVEEHCELIRVAVEHAAGRIPVIAGTGANSTAEAIELTRFAQKAGAVAHLSVVPYYNKPTQEGLYRHYRSIAEAVELPLILYNVPGRTVADLSNDTALRLAQIPNIVGIKDATGSIDRACDLIERAPKGFALYTGDDMTGMAFMLLGGHGAISVTANVAPRAMHEMCSAAIAGDAIKAREINVRLVGLHRDLFCEANPIPVKWAVEQMGLIKSGIRLPLTPLSEGLHERVRAAMRRAGVNV from the coding sequence ATGATTACCGGATCGATTGTCGCCATCGTCACCCCGATGAACGAAGATGGCAGCCTGGACATTCCGCGCCTGCGCGCCCTGATCGACTTCCATGTTGCCGAGGGGACCGACGGTATCGTCATCGTCGGAACGACCGGCGAGTCGCCCACGGTGACCGTCGAAGAACATTGCGAGCTGATTCGCGTCGCCGTCGAACACGCGGCAGGGCGTATCCCCGTGATCGCCGGTACCGGTGCCAACTCGACGGCCGAAGCCATCGAGCTCACGCGCTTCGCGCAGAAGGCCGGCGCCGTGGCGCACCTGTCGGTGGTGCCGTACTACAACAAGCCCACGCAGGAAGGCCTGTACCGCCACTATCGCTCGATCGCCGAGGCGGTCGAGCTGCCGCTGATCCTGTACAACGTGCCGGGGCGCACGGTGGCCGACCTGTCCAACGACACGGCGCTGCGGCTGGCGCAGATTCCCAACATCGTCGGCATCAAGGACGCCACGGGCAGCATCGACCGCGCGTGCGACCTGATCGAGCGCGCGCCCAAGGGGTTTGCGCTGTATACCGGCGACGACATGACGGGCATGGCCTTCATGCTGCTGGGCGGTCATGGCGCGATCTCGGTGACCGCCAACGTCGCTCCGCGCGCGATGCACGAGATGTGTTCCGCGGCCATCGCCGGCGACGCAATCAAGGCGCGCGAGATCAATGTGCGTCTGGTCGGCCTGCACCGCGACCTGTTCTGCGAGGCCAATCCGATTCCGGTGAAGTGGGCGGTCGAGCAGATGGGCCTGATCAAGTCCGGTATCCGCCTGCCGCTCACGCCGCTGTCCGAGGGCTTGCATGAGCGGGTACGTGCGGCGATGCGTCGCGCCGGCGTGAACGTCTGA